A stretch of the Streptomyces sp. NBC_00078 genome encodes the following:
- a CDS encoding cell division protein SepF, whose amino-acid sequence MNSHDITDEQWQGLAQVVPLRGRDAWPSSVDHRSMPDADTELRRRFVVLRVNVFADAREVAETLMAGIPVLLDLSSAETEVAKRVLDFSTGVVFGLASGMHRVDRNVFLLTPADTEVTDLMESARASGT is encoded by the coding sequence GTGAACAGCCACGACATCACCGATGAACAGTGGCAGGGGCTCGCCCAGGTGGTGCCGCTGCGTGGGCGCGACGCCTGGCCGTCATCGGTGGACCACCGCTCGATGCCGGACGCGGATACGGAGCTGCGGCGCCGTTTCGTGGTCCTCAGGGTCAACGTCTTCGCCGATGCCCGCGAGGTCGCCGAGACCCTGATGGCCGGTATCCCCGTCCTGCTCGACCTCAGCAGCGCCGAGACCGAAGTCGCCAAGCGCGTCCTGGACTTCAGCACCGGAGTCGTCTTCGGCCTGGCCAGCGGAATGCACCGCGTCGACCGCAACGTCTTCCTGCTGACCCCGGCGGACACCGAGGTCACCGACCTGATGGAGAGCGCGCGAGCGTCGGGCACCTGA
- a CDS encoding YcnI family protein, whose protein sequence is MSTARTALRRAGVVTALAAAGVLTAAGVASAHVTVHPDSYAKGATDGVLSFRVPNEEDTASTTKVQVFLPTDHPVLGVLVSPPQSGWTAKVTNTKLKTPVKTDDGTITDAVSEITWTGGKIGAGQYQDFNVAFGQLPDNTDQLTFKTLQTYSDGKTVRWIEEAQSGGDEPENPAPVLKLTAKGAEEGGTPAASAKASNSSGSAGSPASASAGSSDSTARGLGVAGLVVGVLGLAAAAFALVRNRSNRAE, encoded by the coding sequence ATGTCCACTGCACGTACCGCCCTGCGCCGCGCCGGTGTCGTCACCGCCCTGGCCGCCGCCGGCGTCCTGACCGCGGCCGGTGTCGCCTCCGCGCACGTCACCGTCCACCCCGACAGCTACGCGAAGGGCGCCACGGACGGCGTCCTGAGCTTCCGTGTCCCCAACGAGGAGGACACGGCGAGCACCACCAAGGTGCAGGTCTTCCTGCCCACCGACCACCCCGTCCTCGGCGTGCTCGTCTCGCCGCCGCAGAGCGGCTGGACGGCGAAGGTCACGAACACGAAACTGAAGACACCCGTCAAGACCGACGACGGCACCATCACCGACGCGGTCTCCGAGATCACCTGGACGGGCGGGAAGATCGGCGCGGGCCAGTACCAGGACTTCAACGTCGCCTTCGGTCAACTGCCCGACAACACCGACCAGTTGACCTTCAAGACCCTGCAGACCTACTCCGACGGCAAGACCGTCCGCTGGATCGAGGAGGCACAGTCGGGCGGGGACGAGCCGGAGAACCCGGCGCCGGTCCTCAAGCTCACCGCCAAGGGCGCCGAGGAGGGCGGCACCCCGGCCGCCTCGGCGAAGGCGTCGAACAGCTCCGGCAGCGCCGGCAGTCCCGCGTCGGCCTCCGCCGGCAGCAGCGACTCGACCGCCCGCGGGCTCGGGGTCGCCGGGCTGGTCGTGGGGGTGCTGGGCCTCGCGGCGGCGGCGTTCGCCCTCGTACGCAACCGCTCCAACAGGGCCGAGTAG
- a CDS encoding nucleotide pyrophosphohydrolase, with the protein MTDHQGGPPHESPHASAHEPLDVVKLQRRLADFAAARNWQPYHTPKNLVAALSVEASELVEIFQWLTPEQSARVMEEPDTAHRVRDEVADVLAYLLQLCEVLGVDPLEALNAKIDRNERRFPAP; encoded by the coding sequence GTGACCGATCACCAGGGCGGACCTCCGCACGAATCCCCGCACGCATCCGCGCACGAGCCCCTCGACGTGGTGAAACTGCAGCGCAGGCTGGCCGACTTCGCGGCCGCTCGCAACTGGCAGCCGTACCACACCCCCAAGAACCTCGTCGCCGCGCTCAGCGTGGAGGCCTCCGAACTGGTCGAGATTTTCCAGTGGTTGACGCCGGAGCAGTCGGCCAGGGTCATGGAGGAACCGGACACGGCACACCGGGTGAGGGACGAAGTCGCGGATGTACTCGCCTACTTGCTGCAGTTGTGCGAGGTGCTGGGCGTCGACCCGCTGGAGGCGCTGAACGCGAAGATCGACCGCAACGAACGTAGGTTCCCTGCGCCTTAG
- a CDS encoding DUF6099 family protein, producing the protein MDAVWLIVTSRRALAGSGGAPETMTEVWQAHALAQAIGSRLAVSGPPELRGEALGLTELAGRGCGVLDTPHLATEDLRAAQLTDLGDARQALLCLGGLLGEVGIALVGLACAADDEGTYWQCMEAIDAADESRDRVQQMLRKLADRDEALPETGRRQALPEREAG; encoded by the coding sequence ATGGACGCTGTGTGGCTCATCGTGACGAGCAGACGGGCCCTGGCAGGGAGCGGCGGTGCGCCGGAGACCATGACGGAGGTGTGGCAGGCGCACGCACTGGCACAGGCGATAGGCAGCCGCCTCGCGGTCTCGGGTCCCCCCGAACTGCGGGGCGAGGCGCTGGGGTTGACGGAGCTGGCGGGCCGCGGCTGCGGCGTCCTCGACACGCCGCACCTCGCCACCGAGGACCTGCGTGCGGCCCAGCTCACCGACCTGGGCGACGCCCGGCAGGCCCTGCTCTGCCTGGGCGGCCTTCTCGGCGAGGTGGGCATCGCCCTGGTGGGCCTCGCCTGCGCCGCGGACGACGAGGGCACCTACTGGCAGTGCATGGAGGCCATCGACGCGGCGGACGAGTCCAGGGACCGGGTGCAGCAGATGCTGCGCAAGCTTGCCGACCGGGACGAGGCACTACCCGAGACGGGCCGCAGGCAGGCACTGCCGGAGCGGGAGGCGGGCTAG
- a CDS encoding LLM class F420-dependent oxidoreductase, which yields MDLRIFTEPQQGASYDTLLAVAKATEDLGFDAFFRSDHYVRMGSGDGLPGPTDAWITLAGLARETKRIRLGTLMTAGTFRLPGVLAIQVAQVDQMSGGRVELGLGAGWFEEEHKAYGIPFPKEKVGRLEEQLEIVTGLWRTKTGDTFDFHGKYYDLTDSPALPKPAQDRIPVLIGGHGATRTPRLAARHADEFNMPFASVEDSERQFGRVRAAAEKAGRRPDDLTYSNALVVCVGKDDQEVARRAAAIGREVDELKANGLAGTPSEVADKIGRYAEIGSRRLYLQVLDLADLDHLELISSQVQSQLS from the coding sequence ATGGATCTTCGCATCTTCACCGAGCCCCAGCAGGGCGCCTCCTACGACACGTTGCTCGCCGTGGCGAAAGCCACCGAGGACCTCGGTTTCGACGCATTCTTCCGTTCCGACCACTATGTCCGCATGGGCTCGGGCGATGGTCTCCCCGGCCCCACGGACGCCTGGATCACCCTCGCCGGTCTGGCCCGGGAGACCAAGCGCATCCGCCTCGGCACACTGATGACCGCCGGCACCTTCCGGCTGCCCGGCGTGCTCGCCATCCAGGTCGCGCAGGTCGACCAGATGTCGGGCGGACGCGTCGAACTGGGCCTGGGCGCCGGCTGGTTCGAGGAGGAGCACAAGGCGTACGGCATCCCGTTCCCGAAGGAGAAGGTCGGCCGCCTCGAGGAGCAGCTGGAGATCGTCACGGGTCTGTGGCGGACAAAGACCGGCGACACCTTCGACTTCCACGGCAAGTACTACGACCTCACCGACTCGCCCGCGCTGCCCAAGCCCGCCCAGGACCGGATCCCGGTTCTGATCGGCGGCCACGGCGCGACCCGCACCCCGCGCCTCGCGGCCCGCCACGCCGACGAGTTCAACATGCCGTTCGCCTCGGTCGAGGACAGCGAGCGCCAGTTCGGCCGGGTCCGCGCCGCCGCCGAGAAGGCCGGCCGGCGGCCCGACGACCTCACCTACTCCAACGCCCTCGTCGTCTGCGTCGGCAAGGACGACCAGGAGGTCGCCCGCCGCGCCGCCGCGATCGGTCGTGAGGTCGACGAGCTGAAGGCCAACGGCCTCGCGGGTACCCCCTCCGAGGTCGCCGACAAGATCGGCCGCTATGCGGAGATCGGCTCCCGCCGCCTCTACCTCCAGGTCCTCGACCTCGCCGACCTGGACCACCTGGAGCTGATCTCGTCCCAGGTCCAGTCGCAGCTGTCGTAG
- a CDS encoding ATP-binding protein: MTMPSAPSAPSLSPAPPQPVGDRPRPSRPCATELRLSAFAGHRRAGFALGPVTLFAGGSGCGKTSALRAYEALARLGGGAEVGEVFPDASACVPDRARPDAQRRRGFRIGCTVDGPEGAVRLDVAVQAEPELRIVGERLTAGGLVLLETALRDPSRRTVQAAWHTAGSASVTRAPLPDDRLGTALLPLRVAGKTDGQRRVLAAAEQMVVALRSVFACDPRPGRMRAPVPMGSGRLLGGCDNLADVLSRTRAECGRRHAQLVDAVRAGCAGPVADMLAEPLGDGTVRALLDRGDGFMTALRQLGDGELRYAALALVLLTGPGVLEVDAAGEVPAAMQTLTVLADGFDRSLDPRQRQELLRLAVRMGARGHIRVVAAVSDASWAAGTDGVTVVHLEP, encoded by the coding sequence ATGACCATGCCCTCCGCGCCCTCCGCGCCCTCTCTGTCCCCTGCGCCGCCGCAGCCCGTCGGGGATCGACCACGGCCGAGCCGGCCCTGTGCCACCGAGTTGCGGCTGTCGGCGTTTGCCGGGCATCGGCGGGCCGGGTTCGCGCTCGGGCCCGTCACCCTCTTCGCCGGGGGCAGTGGGTGCGGGAAGACGAGTGCCCTGCGGGCGTACGAGGCGCTGGCCCGGCTCGGCGGGGGTGCCGAGGTCGGGGAGGTGTTTCCCGACGCGAGCGCGTGCGTGCCCGATCGGGCACGGCCCGACGCCCAGCGGCGGCGTGGATTCCGTATCGGCTGTACGGTCGACGGGCCCGAGGGCGCGGTCCGGCTCGACGTCGCGGTGCAGGCCGAGCCCGAACTGCGCATCGTGGGCGAGCGGTTGACCGCGGGCGGGCTGGTGCTGCTGGAGACGGCCCTGCGTGATCCCTCCCGCCGTACCGTCCAGGCCGCCTGGCACACCGCCGGTTCGGCATCCGTGACCCGGGCTCCGCTGCCCGACGACAGGCTCGGCACCGCACTGCTGCCGCTGCGCGTGGCCGGCAAGACCGACGGACAGCGCCGGGTGCTCGCCGCCGCCGAACAGATGGTCGTCGCCCTGCGGTCCGTCTTCGCCTGCGATCCCCGCCCCGGCCGGATGCGGGCGCCCGTACCGATGGGCTCCGGCCGGCTCCTCGGTGGCTGCGACAACCTCGCCGACGTGCTTTCGCGTACCCGCGCCGAGTGCGGACGGCGGCACGCCCAGCTCGTCGACGCGGTGCGCGCCGGATGCGCGGGACCGGTCGCCGACATGCTCGCCGAGCCGCTCGGCGACGGAACCGTCCGGGCTCTGCTCGACCGCGGCGACGGCTTCATGACTGCTCTACGGCAGCTGGGCGACGGCGAGTTGAGATACGCGGCCCTCGCCCTGGTCCTGCTGACGGGGCCGGGCGTGCTGGAGGTGGACGCAGCCGGCGAGGTGCCCGCCGCGATGCAGACCCTCACCGTCCTCGCCGACGGCTTCGACCGCTCGCTGGACCCACGGCAGCGGCAGGAACTGCTGCGGCTGGCCGTACGGATGGGGGCGCGCGGCCACATCCGTGTCGTGGCCGCGGTCAGCGACGCGTCCTGGGCGGCCGGGACGGACGGAGTCACGGTGGTACACCTGGAGCCGTGA